Sequence from the Bicyclus anynana chromosome 2, ilBicAnyn1.1, whole genome shotgun sequence genome:
GTCCAACTTCAAATGATTccatctttttattattagctacTTTATCAACATGATCGGAACTCTCAACGTTTATTAACTTCAGCGGTCTATCTTCAAAGCTTGAACTCCAGACACGGTATTTGTCAGAGCTGATTTTGTTAAGGGCATTCTTAACTATTGCCTTGTGCCAGCAACTATTATTTGAAGTGCTTTGTTCTGTTTTTGGAATTGATAGTTTATTGTAAAGATTCAGTTTGTGTATTATAACCGACAGCTTCATTTTTagacattaattttattgtatttatattgttttctttaacATCAATACTACCATCAAAGTTTGCCTGCTTATTTAAGTGAATATTTGATTCACCTATAGCCACATCAACagcagattttttgaaatcataattACTAGTATTAGTAGCATTATTTACTGACTTTTGTTTTGGACACATATTGTAGTCGCATTGCGTACCAGTTTCTTCAATAtctttttgataaattttaccTAAAAGACCTAAACCTCGAGTTTTGTTGCAAATTATTAGAAGTTTCTCGTGCTTTTTTCGTAATTTCAAATATAAACTGTTAATGTCTTTGTGCAAAGTAGGCAAGTTTTTGGATAAGGTACATACATTTtctaataattgtaatataaatttctCATCTATCAATTTAGGAATGTTTTCAAAAATCGATAATTCCTCTTGATGATCTCTTACCGAAGAAGAACAACTAGGTTCTTGTTCATCTGCATTAACTGCGTTACcattcatttttatatcatttttcGAATGCATTAACTTCGATGTCAATACAGTCCCCTTCAGAGACATAATATAACATGATTTGCAGTCATCAGCAAGGGTCGTATTAATATTTCCAATAGCGCCGAATTGTGTTTCATTTAGACCAGTTTGATTAAAATTCTCATCATCGTAGAACGCATGATATAGTTTAGTATAATTTGAAGATAAGTCTGGCGGACGATGTGCATTAGACGTTCCATCACTCCATGAATGTTTCAATTCGAGTTTGTTAATTTGAATATCTTTATGACAACTATCGACGCTACTAATATATGGATTTAGATTTATATTGCAATTTGCGTTATCGTCGATGTCAAtggtattttgaatttttaaatatggggTAATAAGTTTAGGATGAAACATTTTATTAGAGTCACTGATATCAAAATCCTTGTCaacaaaacttaaatttaaGCTAATTGGTTTTGCCTTTAGTGGTTTTTCTTTTACTGTCGTAGAAATTGATGAGACTCTTTCATCTGAAGAGTGAATTGTTATTTTATCTAAAACGTTTTTCAAATATAACTGACCAGGGTCAAGTAGCTGCTCTCTGTTTTGTTTGTCATtttctttagatttttttgtgGTCGATAAGTTAATTGACACTTTCTTTTGAATAGATTCAGCTTGAACATCACATTTGGGCTCACATACATTAAACTTTTCTTCTGAAGACGAAGGGCTATCATGATTATTTTCGCTATCATGTAATAAATCTAAATATGCTGCTAAAAATTCTTTGGCAAAATCAGGCGGTATAGATGTTTCACTAATTAGATGATTCATAGTTTCCTGTATTTTCGGAAATTCAATAGAAGAACTAGAATTTTCGAAATAAGGTTGTTCATTAGGCCTGTCTATAATCTTTTGAAGGTTCAAATCAAGACTGTCGAtcatttttttagtaattttaatgtCAATATCTCTACTGTCACCACTGCTTACTGTTTTACATACACATACAGTATTCTTCAAAATTCTTTCAAGGTCTTGTCGTCTTTTCGTTGAAAGGCGTTTTTCTTTAtcaaaactattattaattgatttggtaggtaatttatatttcttacCATTATATTCAAAGCTTACTTCATCACATCCGTTGACTTTCTCTTTGATCAGATCATCGATACCATGAAATTGTATAGATTTAGCGACGCTTCTTACAATATAATTAGACGTCGTTTCatctttcataaaatatttattggatTGTCTTTCTAtggatttagtaattttatttatttggttaaagTTTGAATGTGTGGTATTATTTAGCCAATATTCTAATAGACatctgaataaatttttaacagGATGAACATCAGAGCGTTCCAATTTTATATCATAGAGTTCTTTTACGATTTGATTTAAgtaatcttttatatttacatttctaTTTGATTCATTATAACTTTTGAAGTTCTGAAAAATGGTAATCATAAGTTTTTCTGCGACGCTGTCGTATTCGGAAGCAGGTAATGTGTGTTGCAGTCCTACATGCACAGTCTTAACTACATCTGCTTGAGtagtattcatattttttatcgatgttttgattacatttatattatctgTTTCACATGACCCTTTACACTTTCCCAATatcttaaatgtatttaattgcCTTTCAAGGGGAGGTTCttcacatatatttttatatttgacaaGATTAGTAGACTTTTTACTTTTCCTTATAACTGGATTATTAAGTATCTGATACTTCTGAGGAAATAAAAGAACCGTCTGTGTGtttgtattttctattttttgattGCAAATATGAATTCTTAGTCCATCTTTATCGCTGACTTGTTTTAAGTTATCAAATTCAATACCTCTATTTAATAAATGTGCATTAGCATTAGATAATGAATTTGTCTTTACATTAGGGGAGTTTACAGAATATTTACCCAAAAGCGAGGACATTATTTCAGGTGACTGAAAAGTATTTTCCAGGTCAGTATTTATATTCTgaatttgtttttctatttttagagATGATATATGCAATTTATTAACAGTTTCAGTATTCATATTTTGGCATCTTTCTCCAACGTTGCTTTGATCAAATGAACATAAACTTAAATGCGTGTTACACATGCTGCATGCAGAATCATACTTTAAGGGCATTTTCTGATTGTTTTTAGTAATAATCCGAAGATCTTTGGCATTAGATGTTTCATTTACATTGGTATGTTCATGTTTTTGGAAAAAGTTATTAACGTTAGGAGGAGAAGTGAGAATTGGATAGGCTAGTATTATTTGCGGTACATTCCAATGAGTTCTATTTCGTATATTTTCTAAAGAACTATTGAAGTAGTCGGATGCATCTACGGAAACAGAATCTGGGATTAGGGAAGGACAAATTATTTTGGTAGAACAGTGATATATGTAGTCATCtacaaataaagattattacagCTACAGGGATTATAGTATCATAAcgcataaataaaacatacccATGTAATACTTACGTGATGATGTATCTGTAGGTGGCAAATCTTCAAGGGGTGCGTGAATTTTAGGAACTGATTCCCGTGCACCGAATgtaagcaaatgttgtctatatAACCTGTTAGAGATATTAAGAATTATTAAGGAGTATTCATCAATCATGCCAACAATCGGACGCGTTACTTTTGTGCATTTATTggataaatgtaatttattaggTGTTAAGATGTGCACCCCGAGATATCTCATGAAGAGCCTTTTCTCTTCACATTTCCCTTTttctaaaaccaaaaaaattacatCGAAAATATAGCTCTTTCTTTCTTTAGATGCGATGGGACGAAAAAGAGACCCAATAAAGTACATACATCCAATCATTGCGTATATGTGTTGGCGCATTTGGCAGTGGTATGGTCATAACATAGACTCCACCACACAGTATAAAGTTGTGGCGGAATCTGCACACTAGTTAAAATCAAGATTTACCTATGAGTCTTCAGCACATTCAGCCACGTCCGGAAAACGTCCGGCGTTTTCGCCCGCAAATGGTAAATGAATTCGTCCGCGTCTATGTCTATCCGCCGCCGCCTGGCCTTGGCGGATATGACGGACAAGCCGACGTCCACCGAGCCGTGCAAGCGTCCGCGCGCGACGTCCGTAGGGGAGCGCGCGTAGACTAGTATACCACCGTCTACTACGAAGAAGCGCTGTGGAAACACATTTTTAGATTATCgcataaatattctttattaatttacttcttACAGTCCCAGGAACAATTTCTTTATGGCCATTAAAGTTGGCAGGATCCACCATTATGGTATGCTacgttcatatttttttcggatTCGCTATTAATATCACATACAAAAAGTTTGAACATTATAGTcaagaatatatattttgttcctgcctattaataacataattttttttctgcgTAGTTTCTCTTATTTCTCATTATAATTTCTAATGCTTAAGTACATTTCTATCTCTTTCGTCGCCTGTGTAACTCCAAGCTGTCTAATGAGGCACCTTAACAGTTTAAGGGTTTGTTGTCATTTCGTAATTGGCGTAAATGCAATTGACGTAATGGCATATGTCTACTACTAAGCAGCATAGCTGTGCTCCAGTCCAGATGGTATTTCGCAAAATTAGAGGCGCTTAATGTTTAAGACCTATGCCTAAGTTTTCTTCTTAGGTGTCGCTCTGCAGGTCTTCATGAGGTCCCTGTATCAAGTAGACCGCTTTCGAtcatctattgtgatcgccacttgTTGTTGCCaccaggtacagcagcagtaAAAAATGCATTAGGTTagtgttagcgacgcaaattattattatatttataaagaaaatcccgaccttattgtatgtatttaataaaataaacgggcCGAGCAAACAACGGAACGTATAACGTTCAAGGGAAACTGTcagttttgacagatttttGAATAAGCCCAGTTCGTTACGAATTACCCAACTGTCTACATCCCTTGTACCGATATACGTCCCGAAGAGCTCATTTTCACCgaatatttctgtgttttgtttCGTCCGTTACAAAGTGGTCTTCGAGCCAGATCTTATGTACGAGAATCTGCGACACAAAATATATGGAGGTACGAAACGCTTGTCTAAGCCAGCTATTGGTTACGGAACGGCTTAGGCAGACACGGAACCAAGAGGTAGGTGAAGATGACGCCGCGCATAAGGCGCGGGATAAAAGTGTCAGTACCGGTCGTCAGGCGACCACTTATTGTTCAACTGCTGCGCTTTTATCAAATAGACTGCGATCGTCGAAGGCAGCGAGTCTAGCAAGGAGACGGTTGGAACTGGAGGCAGCTGCGGCTGAAGCAAAAGCCCGCATAGATAAGGAGCTTATAGAAAAAAGGCTACAAGCTAACATTGCGGCACTGAAGGTAAAATACAGTCCATCAAAGTTGAAGGAGAAGGTGAGGTCAACGCGCGATCAACATGAACGGTCCGCGCACGATCAACACGAGCTGCAAGTACAATTCGTTCTGCAGGATGATACACATCTAGGCGAATTGTGCACGCCCGCCGTTGGATGCGGTGGCACTGAAGGTGCGGCTCCGTTGGTTTATGGTGCAAAGGGTCGATCAATCGTTGGCAATTCATCGGAACCTGATAAGTCAATTTTAAAGACACCGAAGAGTCTACCTACACAAACAggtcatattaataataacactAAGTGGCAGTCACTATTCATCGGAAAATATAGCCAAAAAATTGTACCTGtcactgtaaaattaaatacttacgcTTCATACGTTCACAATAATTATGAAGACAGCTCGCTAAAAAGCATTAACATTACACCAGTCATGAAGTCAGTGCTACTTTCGACGGTAACTTGCAAGCCGTTATACGAGTACGACACAATAAGATTATGTCCGGCGGTGTTTACtcaaaataaaagtaacaacgCAGAGAAACACTTTGCTTTGGTAGAAAAATATCCGAGAGAACAAGTCATAATCATACCGAAACCGCGAGTACACACACCACAAGCCATCACGAACACTATGAGTATGTATTCAAACAATGATGTTGATTATTATTCCCAAAAACTAATTGTTTTCAAGTCGAAAGTAGCAAAAGCATGGTGTTTATCGCAAAATAGAATGTTAACTGCAGCGATAGGTATAATTTCAATCAGCGCACGGGACGAGCTACGTGTGAAAGAAACAAATATATGCGTAAGCGCCGATTATAATGAACGTTATGACAAGAGGACGCAACGTTGTAAATCGTTTGAAAAACACTGCGCGAGCTACCACGATTGTTTGCCGAACTACAGATCGTCACTGAAAGTGAAGGAGACGAGCGATGCACCGCGCGCACCTATTAGCTTAATCAAATTTGTAGAAGCGAGTGAAGATATATTTTGTGAATGTTTAAACAaggaaaaaatatgttttgttgCACTCTGGTGCGTGAATCACGCTGACCGACGGCGGCCGCGCGCAGGCGGTGGATCTATAAGTCGATGTCAGCTGattgtgtacctacttacccACTCGTACGAATAAATAAAAGGGAACGATGGTGCGTCGCTAGTTATCCAACAGGATTGGAGTGCTGTGTCCAGCACTAGGGTGGGGTatgttagcgacgcaaattattattatatttataaagaaaatcccgaccttattgtatgtatttaataaaataaacgggcCGAGCAAACAACGGAACGTATAACGTTCAAGGGAAACTGTcagttttgacagatttttGAATAAGCCCAGTTCGTTACGAATTACCCAACTGTCTACATCCCTTGTACCGATATACGTCCCGAAGAGCTCATTTTCACCgaatatttctgtgttttgtttCGTCCGTTACAGTTAGTGTACACAGGGTATCGCATCTTAGGAAGTTTACTGCAGCGACTGAGCTTTAGATGatggtttatttcaataaaaaaattattccgATGGCTCTTCTATAGGCCACAGTTCTACTAAAGATCTGGTGAGTTATATCATTGTTTCATTGgatattagtatttaaaaatattagcaaaataaaatgTGACACTTTAGAGCACTGACCTTGTGCCATCCTTTTAGCGGCCATTTGCGTTTCTTGTGCAGATAGCCGTTGAAGACTTCGGGCCGCTTCTCGAAGCGTT
This genomic interval carries:
- the LOC128198674 gene encoding uncharacterized protein LOC128198674 translates to MPLKYDSACSMCNTHLSLCSFDQSNVGERCQNMNTETVNKLHISSLKIEKQIQNINTDLENTFQSPEIMSSLLGKYSVNSPNVKTNSLSNANAHLLNRGIEFDNLKQVSDKDGLRIHICNQKIENTNTQTVLLFPQKYQILNNPVIRKSKKSTNLVKYKNICEEPPLERQLNTFKILGKCKGSCETDNINVIKTSIKNMNTTQADVVKTVHVGLQHTLPASEYDSVAEKLMITIFQNFKSYNESNRNVNIKDYLNQIVKELYDIKLERSDVHPVKNLFRCLLEYWLNNTTHSNFNQINKITKSIERQSNKYFMKDETTSNYIVRSVAKSIQFHGIDDLIKEKVNGCDEVSFEYNGKKYKLPTKSINNSFDKEKRLSTKRRQDLERILKNTVCVCKTVSSGDSRDIDIKITKKMIDSLDLNLQKIIDRPNEQPYFENSSSSIEFPKIQETMNHLISETSIPPDFAKEFLAAYLDLLHDSENNHDSPSSSEEKFNVCEPKCDVQAESIQKKVSINLSTTKKSKENDKQNREQLLDPGQLYLKNVLDKITIHSSDERVSSISTTVKEKPLKAKPISLNLSFVDKDFDISDSNKMFHPKLITPYLKIQNTIDIDDNANCNINLNPYISSVDSCHKDIQINKLELKHSWSDGTSNAHRPPDLSSNYTKLYHAFYDDENFNQTGLNETQFGAIGNINTTLADDCKSCYIMSLKGTVLTSKLMHSKNDIKMNGNAVNADEQEPSCSSSVRDHQEELSIFENIPKLIDEKFILQLLENVCTLSKNLPTLHKDINSLYLKLRKKHEKLLIICNKTRGLGLLGKIYQKDIEETGTQCDYNMCPKQKSVNNATNTSNYDFKKSAVDVAIGESNIHLNKQANFDGSIDVKENNINTIKLMSKNEAVGYNTQTESLQ